The following coding sequences lie in one Labrus bergylta chromosome 5, fLabBer1.1, whole genome shotgun sequence genomic window:
- the sp7 gene encoding transcription factor Sp7 isoform X2, whose translation MAASILEEDARYGSSPLAMLTATCNKFGSTSPIRDSATPGKPGSTTPVKKPYNMTSDLQTKNGRTADGSGLADSYTGSFTTAGGGGGGLLTPTGSPPPSSGGYPTEYNPFSHSFQTSVSQDPSLLVSKAHATADCLTSVYTSLDMTHPYGSWYKAGIHPGITAAPANATSSWWDVHPNSNWLSATQSQTDGGLQASLQPVAPQASLSPQLPSYSTDFTQLNPTPYPSVGLGSSSHLLQSSQHMLPQDMYKPKPVQSAGLIESPMGLKPARGSGGYSGGGAPTRSSCDCPNCQELERLGASAASLRKKPVHSCHIPGCGKVYNKASHLKAHLRWHTGERPFVCNWLFCGKRFTRSDELERHVRTHTREKKFTCLLCNKRFTRSDHLSKHQKTHADSAMQGKAAVEGDTDPRSEETTELNTSAVQTNPVDDQITNGDEKTGTPNGVENSSGLLEI comes from the exons ATGGCCGCATCTATTCTGGAG gAAGACGCACGCTATGGCTCCAGTCCTCTGGCTATGTTAACTGCTACCTGTAACAAGTTTGGCAGCACAAGCCCCATCAGGGATTCGGCTACACCCGGTAAGCCCGGCAGCACAACTCCTGTAAAGAAGCCCTACAACATGACCTCTGATCTGCAGACTAAGAACGGGCGCACCGCAGACGGCAGCGGCCTGGCGGACTCCTACACTGGCTCCTTCAccacagctggaggaggaggcggtggGCTGCTTACCCCAACTGGAAGCCCCCCTCCTTCATCCGGAGGCTACCCTACAGAGTATAACCCCTTCTCCCACTCCTTCCAGACCTCTGTCTCCCAGGACCCGTCTCTTTTAGTGTCCAAGGCCCATGCTACGGCCGACTGTCTCACCAGCGTCTACACCTCCCTGGATATGACGCACCCATACGGCTCCTGGTATAAAGCCGGTATCCATCCTGGTATCACTGCTGCTCCTGCCAATGCCACGTCCTCCTGGTGGGACGTCCACCCAAACTCCAACTGGCTCTCAGCAACCCAGTCCCAGACAGATGGAGGTCTCCAGGCCTCGCTGCAGCCTGTAGCACCCCAGGCCTCCCTTAGCCCACAGTTGCCCAGTTACAGCACCGACTTTACACAACTAAACCCAACTCCGTACCCCTCTGTGGGGCTGGGCTCCTCCTCACACCTCCTCCAGTCCTCCCAGCACATGCTGCCCCAGGACATGTACAAGCCCAAGCCTGTGCAAAGTGCGGGACTGATTGAGAGTCCCATGGGCCTGAAGCCTGCCAGGGGATCAGGTGGGTACAGTGGAGGAGGTGCGCCCACCAGATCCTCATGTGACTGCCCCAACTGCCAGGAGCTTGAGCGGCTGGGGGCCTCGGCTGCCTCCCTGAGGAAGAAACCGGTCCATAGCTGCCACATCCCCGGCTGTGGGAAGGTCTACAACAAGGCCTCTCATCTGAAAGCCCATCTGCGCTGGCACACTGGCGAGCGGCCCTTTGTTTGCAACTGGCTGTTCTGTGGGAAACGCTTCACTCGCTCTGACGAACTGGAGAGGCACGTACGCACCCACACACGTGAGAAGAAGTTCACCTGTCTACTGTGCAACAAGCGTTTCACACGCAGCGACCACCTGTCCAAGCACCAGAAGACCCACGCTGATTCTGCAATGCAGGGAAAAGCTGCTGTGGAGGGGGACACAGATCCTCGCAGCGAAGAGACCACAGAGCTCAACACCAGCGCTGTCCAAACCAACCCTGTCGATGACCAAATCACCAACGGAGACGAGAAGACTGGCACGCCTAATGGAGTGGAGAACAGCAGCGGACTGTTGGAGATCTGA
- the sp7 gene encoding transcription factor Sp7 isoform X1 has translation MAASILEVGNVIEDARYGSSPLAMLTATCNKFGSTSPIRDSATPGKPGSTTPVKKPYNMTSDLQTKNGRTADGSGLADSYTGSFTTAGGGGGGLLTPTGSPPPSSGGYPTEYNPFSHSFQTSVSQDPSLLVSKAHATADCLTSVYTSLDMTHPYGSWYKAGIHPGITAAPANATSSWWDVHPNSNWLSATQSQTDGGLQASLQPVAPQASLSPQLPSYSTDFTQLNPTPYPSVGLGSSSHLLQSSQHMLPQDMYKPKPVQSAGLIESPMGLKPARGSGGYSGGGAPTRSSCDCPNCQELERLGASAASLRKKPVHSCHIPGCGKVYNKASHLKAHLRWHTGERPFVCNWLFCGKRFTRSDELERHVRTHTREKKFTCLLCNKRFTRSDHLSKHQKTHADSAMQGKAAVEGDTDPRSEETTELNTSAVQTNPVDDQITNGDEKTGTPNGVENSSGLLEI, from the exons ATGGCCGCATCTATTCTGGAGGTAGGGAATGTGATT gAAGACGCACGCTATGGCTCCAGTCCTCTGGCTATGTTAACTGCTACCTGTAACAAGTTTGGCAGCACAAGCCCCATCAGGGATTCGGCTACACCCGGTAAGCCCGGCAGCACAACTCCTGTAAAGAAGCCCTACAACATGACCTCTGATCTGCAGACTAAGAACGGGCGCACCGCAGACGGCAGCGGCCTGGCGGACTCCTACACTGGCTCCTTCAccacagctggaggaggaggcggtggGCTGCTTACCCCAACTGGAAGCCCCCCTCCTTCATCCGGAGGCTACCCTACAGAGTATAACCCCTTCTCCCACTCCTTCCAGACCTCTGTCTCCCAGGACCCGTCTCTTTTAGTGTCCAAGGCCCATGCTACGGCCGACTGTCTCACCAGCGTCTACACCTCCCTGGATATGACGCACCCATACGGCTCCTGGTATAAAGCCGGTATCCATCCTGGTATCACTGCTGCTCCTGCCAATGCCACGTCCTCCTGGTGGGACGTCCACCCAAACTCCAACTGGCTCTCAGCAACCCAGTCCCAGACAGATGGAGGTCTCCAGGCCTCGCTGCAGCCTGTAGCACCCCAGGCCTCCCTTAGCCCACAGTTGCCCAGTTACAGCACCGACTTTACACAACTAAACCCAACTCCGTACCCCTCTGTGGGGCTGGGCTCCTCCTCACACCTCCTCCAGTCCTCCCAGCACATGCTGCCCCAGGACATGTACAAGCCCAAGCCTGTGCAAAGTGCGGGACTGATTGAGAGTCCCATGGGCCTGAAGCCTGCCAGGGGATCAGGTGGGTACAGTGGAGGAGGTGCGCCCACCAGATCCTCATGTGACTGCCCCAACTGCCAGGAGCTTGAGCGGCTGGGGGCCTCGGCTGCCTCCCTGAGGAAGAAACCGGTCCATAGCTGCCACATCCCCGGCTGTGGGAAGGTCTACAACAAGGCCTCTCATCTGAAAGCCCATCTGCGCTGGCACACTGGCGAGCGGCCCTTTGTTTGCAACTGGCTGTTCTGTGGGAAACGCTTCACTCGCTCTGACGAACTGGAGAGGCACGTACGCACCCACACACGTGAGAAGAAGTTCACCTGTCTACTGTGCAACAAGCGTTTCACACGCAGCGACCACCTGTCCAAGCACCAGAAGACCCACGCTGATTCTGCAATGCAGGGAAAAGCTGCTGTGGAGGGGGACACAGATCCTCGCAGCGAAGAGACCACAGAGCTCAACACCAGCGCTGTCCAAACCAACCCTGTCGATGACCAAATCACCAACGGAGACGAGAAGACTGGCACGCCTAATGGAGTGGAGAACAGCAGCGGACTGTTGGAGATCTGA